A stretch of the Balneola vulgaris DSM 17893 genome encodes the following:
- the proC gene encoding pyrroline-5-carboxylate reductase: MKVLMIGAGNMGLTFAEGMTGSTQIKPGDLLIYDKDPELRDTLREDERFNIFDSLTPAVEMAHVIFLAVKPHHAESLLAEMKPHLNDQQIIVSLMAGVTTDFMVKLSGIPKVVRAMPNLPAKVSKGVTAFTETEAVSKIEQVAIRDLLDSTGIAIHVQDESFINKSTGISGSGPAYVFYFMQSMMEAALKMGFSQNDSKILVSNTFEGAIQLFKESELAPDGWIKRVASKGGTTQAALDSMDDNNVNTLIKDAAYAAFDRAVELGQEHQ, from the coding sequence ATGAAAGTTTTGATGATAGGTGCCGGTAACATGGGGCTTACATTCGCAGAAGGAATGACCGGCTCAACCCAAATAAAACCTGGGGACCTATTAATCTATGATAAAGACCCAGAATTAAGAGATACGCTTCGTGAAGACGAGCGATTTAATATTTTTGATTCCCTAACACCTGCAGTAGAGATGGCTCATGTCATATTCTTAGCTGTTAAACCACATCATGCGGAATCGTTATTAGCCGAAATGAAACCACACTTGAATGATCAGCAAATCATTGTATCTCTGATGGCTGGTGTGACTACTGATTTTATGGTGAAGCTATCAGGTATTCCTAAGGTTGTACGAGCTATGCCAAATTTACCAGCCAAGGTAAGCAAAGGCGTTACCGCTTTTACAGAGACGGAAGCTGTTTCAAAAATTGAACAAGTAGCCATTAGAGATTTATTGGATTCCACAGGCATAGCCATTCACGTTCAAGATGAGTCTTTTATCAATAAATCGACGGGAATATCGGGAAGTGGCCCTGCATATGTATTTTACTTTATGCAGTCTATGATGGAGGCCGCCCTTAAAATGGGGTTCTCTCAAAATGATTCGAAGATTCTAGTAAGTAACACCTTTGAAGGAGCGATTCAGTTGTTCAAAGAATCTGAATTAGCACCAGATGGTTGGATTAAAAGAGTAGCCTCGAAAGGAGGGACAACCCAAGCCGCATTAGATTCTATGGACGATAATAATGTGAATACCCTTATTAAAGATGCAGCTTATGCTGCCTTTGATAGAGCAGTTGAGCTTGGTCAAGAACATCAGTAG
- a CDS encoding serine hydrolase domain-containing protein, with translation MLLKRFSVIITTRLFLSTLLLVGFSCIRDLPVQQTYPAEQWEIVNDVSELGYSIEKLELAKSYANQINTAAVTIVVNGKILYEWGEVEQKYNTHSIRKSVLSALYGNYVADGTIDMEQTMEELGIDDVPPLSEEEKQATVRDNLKARSGIYHTALYESQGMKDLKPERFTQRPGTHWYYNNWDFNVAGTIFTQATGKGVFEAIEEEIAKPIGMEQFTAEDGNYVTGDASIHQAYPFRINARDLARFGLLMLRNGKWENQQLIPADWVKESTSYHSDATLYSSDGYGYMWWVVRDHNKYPHLPNVKLNEGAYSARGAGGHYVLIIPDYDMVLVHRVNTDIRNNRVSSSEFGTLVNLILDAKNQD, from the coding sequence ATGTTACTCAAACGGTTCTCCGTAATCATTACCACAAGATTATTTCTCAGTACTTTACTATTAGTTGGGTTTTCATGTATTCGAGACCTCCCCGTACAACAAACCTATCCCGCAGAACAATGGGAAATCGTTAACGATGTATCTGAACTAGGCTACAGCATAGAAAAACTTGAATTAGCAAAGTCCTATGCCAACCAAATAAATACAGCTGCTGTTACCATTGTTGTAAACGGGAAAATCCTATATGAATGGGGTGAAGTAGAACAAAAATACAACACTCATTCCATCCGTAAGAGTGTACTTAGTGCTCTTTATGGAAACTATGTAGCCGATGGTACTATCGATATGGAGCAAACGATGGAAGAGCTTGGCATTGATGATGTGCCTCCACTTTCAGAGGAAGAAAAACAAGCTACTGTACGTGATAACTTAAAAGCTCGCTCTGGAATCTATCATACAGCCCTATATGAATCTCAAGGCATGAAGGATTTAAAACCAGAACGGTTTACTCAGCGCCCAGGAACTCATTGGTATTATAATAATTGGGACTTCAATGTAGCGGGCACCATATTCACTCAAGCTACTGGAAAAGGTGTATTTGAAGCGATTGAAGAAGAAATCGCTAAACCTATAGGCATGGAACAGTTCACCGCTGAAGATGGCAACTATGTAACCGGTGATGCCTCTATTCACCAAGCATATCCGTTTCGAATTAATGCTAGAGATCTAGCTCGCTTTGGGTTACTTATGCTTCGTAATGGAAAATGGGAAAATCAGCAACTTATCCCCGCTGATTGGGTTAAGGAAAGTACTTCTTACCACTCTGATGCCACTTTATATTCCTCTGATGGGTATGGGTATATGTGGTGGGTGGTTCGTGATCACAATAAATATCCGCATTTACCCAATGTAAAACTGAATGAGGGTGCTTACTCTGCTCGAGGAGCTGGAGGGCACTACGTTCTCATCATACCTGATTACGATATGGTTTTGGTACATCGTGTAAATACGGATATTCGCAATAATCGTGTAAGTAGCAGTGAATTTGGTACGCTTGTGAACCTAATCTTAGATGCTAAAAACCAAGATTAA